Proteins from a genomic interval of Trifolium pratense cultivar HEN17-A07 linkage group LG6, ARS_RC_1.1, whole genome shotgun sequence:
- the LOC123888834 gene encoding probable polygalacturonase — protein MKLLWKTHIRVIKIIFVLFLVTLVCPERAESRKAKIVTTSFEYNGINCRAHSASLTDFGGVGDGNTSNTKAFQSAISHLSQYGSDGGSQLYVPAGKWLTGSFSLISHFTLYLDKDAVLLASQDITEWPVIAPLPSYGRGRDAPAGRFTSLIFGTNLTDVIITGENGTIDGQGTFWWQQFHRKKLKYTRPYLIELMFSDSIQISNLTLLNSPSWNVHPVYSSNIIVQGITIIAPVTSPNTDGINPDSCTNVKIEDCYIVSGDDCVAVKSGWDEYGIKFGWPTKQLVIRRLTCISPFSATIALGSEMSGGIQDVRAEDITAIQTESGVRIKTAVGRGGYVKDIYVKRFTMHTMKWAFKMTGDYNSHADTHFDPNALPEIANINYRDVVAENVTIAAKFEGISNDPFKGICIANVTLGMAVKAKKRPWTCTDIEGMTSGVTPPPCDLLPDQGPEKIGACDFPEESLPIDKLELKKCAYSMKYVEMY, from the exons ATGAAGCTCTTGTGGAAAACTCACATAAGG gtaattaaaataatttttgttctcTTTCTTGTGACACTTGTATGTCCAGAAAGAGCTGAAAGTAGAAAAGCCAAAATTGTGACAACTTCATTTGAGTACAATGGTATAAACTGCAGAGCACACAGTGCTTCATTGACAGATTTTGGTGGTGTTGGAGATGGAAACACATCTAACACAAAGGCTTTTCAATCTGCAATTAGTCATCTAAGTCAGTATGGTTCTGATGGTGGTTCTCAGCTCTATGTTCCTGCAGGAAAATGGCTTACTGGTAGTTTCAGTCTTATAAGTCATTTTACTCTCTATTTGGACAAAGATGCTGTTCTTCTTGCTTCTCAG GATATAACTGAGTGGCCTGTGATTGCACCCTTACCATCATACGGTAGAGGAAGAGATGCACCAGCAGGAAGATTCACAAGCCTCATATTTGGAACTAACCTCACGGATGTTATTATCACAG GGGAAAATGGCACCATAGATGGTCAAGGTACATTTTGGTGGCAACAGTTTCACAGAAAAAAGTTGAAGTACACTCGACCATACCTGATTGAACTTATGTTCTCGGACAGCATTCAAATCTCAAATCTAACTCTCCTCAATTCTCCATCATGGAATGTTCATCCTGTTTACAGCAG CAACATTATTGTGCAAGGCATCACTATTATTGCTCCTGTCACATCTCCTAACACTGATGGTATCAATCCAG ATTCTTGCACAAATGTAAAAATTGAAGACTGTTACATAGTTTCTGGAGATGACTGTGTTGCTGTGAAGAGTGGATGGGATGAGTATGGCATAAAATTTGGATGGCCCACAAAACAACTAGTAATCAGAAGACTAACATGCATTTCACCATTCAGTGCAACCATAGCCTTAGGAAGTGAGATGTCAGGAGGGATACAAGATGTTAGAGCTGAAGACATCACAGCCATCCAAACAGAATCAGGTGTCAGAATCAAAACAGCTGTTGGTAGAGGAGGGTATGTGAAGGACATATATGTGAAAAGATTTACCATGCATACTATGAAATGGGCATTTAAGATGACAGGTGATTATAATTCACATGCTGATACTCACTTTGATCCTAATGCTTTGCCTGAGATTGCAAATATCAACTATAGAGATGTTGTGGCTGAGAATGTTACCATAGCAGCAAAGTTTGAAGGAATTTCCAATGATCCTTTTAAGGGAATTTGTATTGCTAATGTAACACTAGGGATGGCAGTCAAGGCCAAGAAAAGGCCATGGACATGTACTGATATTGAAGGGATGACTAGCGGAGTGACGCCTCCGCCTTGTGATCTGTTGCCTGATCAAGGTCCTGAGAAAATCGGAGCATGTGATTTTCCGGAAGAGAGTTTACCTATTGATAAGTTGGAGCTCAAGAAGTGTGCTTACAGCATGAAATATGTTGAGATGTATTAG
- the LOC123892984 gene encoding U-box domain-containing protein 15-like: MEETEEREGNAEQEEEEECDAVAVVADIQHVIESVVQVGEYRRTQRKESHVLARRFKHILPLMEDLRDLQNPVPQNGVVWLRNLRDALLLAKELLKLCSQGSKIHLALEGEAVMIKFQKVYEKLSQAFDGVPCDELGISDEVKEQLELMHVQLRRARRRTDTQDIELAMDMMVVFSDDHDRNADSAIVERLAIKLELRSFEDLEVETVAVGNLVRERKGQQAESTQKIIGLLNRFKRVAGMEETAIVLDGDPAMPNKMLGRSTSLVIPHEFLCPITLEIMTDPVIVASGQTYERESIEKWFKSNHKTCPKTRQPLEHLQLAPNCALKNLIVEWCENNNFKLPKIYTSSCQEGSSTENQEEIPSLVESLGSINLEHQRKAVERIRMLSKENPENRVLVAEHGGIPPLVQLLSYPDSKIKEHAVTALLNLSIDEDNKKLISQEGAIPAIIEVLENGSIVAKENSAAALFSLSMIDENKEIVGISNGIQPLVNLLQNGTVRGKKDAATALFSLSLNNANKDRAIRAGIVTPLLELLQDTNLGMIDEALSILLLLVLNPEGRQEIGHLSFIEILVGFIREGTPKNKECAASVLLELCSSNSSFTLAALQFGVYDHLIQMKQTGTNRAQRKANAILDLISKSEQI, translated from the exons ATGGAAGAAACAGAGGAGAGGGAGGGAAATgcagaacaagaagaagaagaagaatgcgACGCTGTTGCAGTGGTGGCGGATATCCAACATGTCATCGAATCGGTGGTTCAAGTCGGCGAATATCGAAGAACACAGAGAAAAGAATCACACGTTCTTGCTCGTCGTTTCAAACACATTTTACCTCTTATGGAAGACCTTCGTGATCTTCAAAATCCTGTTCCTCAAAACGGTGTCGTTTGGTTGAGAAACCTAAGGGATGCGCTTTTGTTGGCAAAAGAATTGTTGAAATTGTGCAGCCAAGGAAGCAAAATTCACCTG GCATTGGAGGGAGAGGCGGTTATGATCAAATTTCAGAAGGTTTATGAAAAATTAAGCCAAGCTTTTGATGGTGTGCCTTGTGATGAATTGGGGATTTCTGATGAAGTAAAGGAACAG CTTGAGCTAATGCACGTGCAACTCAGGAGGGCAAGGAGAAGAACTGATACACAAGACATAGAACTAGCAATGGATATGATGGTGGTGTTCTCCGATGACCATGACCGTAATGCTGATAGTGCTATTGTCGAAAGGCTTGCAATAAAGTTGGAGCTTCGCAGTTTTGAGgatcttgaggtagaaacagtGGCTGTTGGAAACCTTGTTAGAGAAAGAAAAGGACAACAAGCTGAGAGTACACAGAAAATAATTGGCCTTCTTAACAGATTCAAAAGGGTTGCAGGTATGGAAGAAACCGCTATCGTCCTTGATGGTGATCCTGCCATGCCTAATAAGATGCTTGGAAGAAGCACTTCTTTGGTCATCCCTCATGAGTTTCTATGTCCAATTACACTTGAAATCATGACTGATCCTGTTATTGTTGCAAGTGGACAG ACATATGAAAGGGAAAGCATAGAGAAGTGGTTCAAATCCAATCATAAAACCTGTCCAAAGACAAGGCAACCTCTAGAACATCTTCAATTAGCACCAAACTGTGccttaaaaaacttaattgtTGAATGGTGTGAGAACAACAACTTCAAACTTCCAAAAATCTACACTTCATCATGTCAAGAAGGCTCTTCAACTGAAAACCAAGAAGAAATTCCATCTTTGGTTGAAAGCCTAGGGTCTATCAACTTAGAACATCAGAGAAAGGCAGTCGAAAGAATCCGCAtgttatcaaaagaaaatcCAGAGAACAGAGTTTTAGTCGCCGAGCATGGAGGAATACCACCATTAGTACAACTACTATCCTATCCagattcaaaaataaaagaacatgcTGTTACCGCACTTTTGAATCTATCAATTGATGAAGATAACAAGAAACTTATATCACAAGAAGGTGCTATTCCAGCTATTATAGAAGTGTTGGAGAATGGAAGTATTGTAGCTAAAGAAAACTCAGCAGCAGCTTTATTTAGCTTATCAATGAttgatgaaaataaagagattgtAGGAATATCAAATGGGATTCAACCTTTGGTAAACTTGTTACAAAATGGAACAGTTAGAGGGAAAAAAGATGCTGCTACAGCACTTTTTAGCTTATCATTAAACAATGCAAATAAAGATAGAGCTATAAGAGCTGGAATTGTTACACCTTTACTTGAACTGTTACAGGACACAAACTTGGGAATGATTGATGAAGCACTCTCAATTTTGTTGTTACTTGTGTTGAATCCTGAAGGGAGACAAGAGATTGGACACTTATCTTTCATTGAAATTCTTGTTGGCTTTATTAGAGAAGGGACTCCTAAGAATAAGGAATGTGCAGCTTCTGTTCTTCTTGAGTTGTGTTCAAGTAATTCTTCTTTCACTTTGGCAGCACTTCAGTTTGGAGTTTATGACCATTTAATTCAGATGAAGCAAACTGGTACAAATAGAGCACAGAGGAAAGCAAATGCAATTTTAGATCTCATTAGCAAGAGTGagcaaatttaa